A window from Engraulis encrasicolus isolate BLACKSEA-1 chromosome 13, IST_EnEncr_1.0, whole genome shotgun sequence encodes these proteins:
- the LOC134461257 gene encoding uncharacterized protein LOC134461257: protein MRQGCLNGHYSLRRNTVPAKHLQDYHLEGVSLAKRKCTRARNNGPSGDSSSHAPLHLPVSTVDHSGGRLILRIRIPRPQEAHQDEHHGGHCGSISDLISPSTQDGFQGVDTGYGVSKAPETLEIANILLSLGQHVCPQDTVQQTGPTSNGTPFVLERRDPQGQHQDHTYCKVPAISDHMPSSTISGNGDSSGSKGRRKKHANPCHIVPGKVQAQDIKVLPVPQTGYQNISTSGPDNTQPGASSSPKTNYESKGRRKKQANPCRIMPSKVQKQDFKVLYVPKPALFCSKSTFAGLPYSLNEILGLPQTPCHGFIERKRRLNDGKKFNPQDIDIPFDWSPSPREKEDMFFPHLNDSSYKAEAAERKRRETALQSSLRKMKEPLDERYIKNAAVLPDLRQPTPAPASPPILTPKPSCSNGSLAQEGPMKIHGYSVEHFKRIYHSVVDPKLTTKSGNPRPYGLEMGRVIKQRMWETFNCPSFVETEAADGRVWISEAYCSPSLKRHAPLIDVDISQEPMPEKPKRKRARQ from the exons ATGAGACAG GGTTGTCTGAATGGACACTACAGCCTTCGAAGAAACACTGTCCCTGCCAAACACCTTCAGGATTACCATCTAGAAGGAGTGAGCTTGGCTAAGAGGAAGTGTACCCGTGCCAGGAACAATGGTCCATCCGGGGACAGTTCTTCTCATGCTCCTCTTCATCTACCTGTCTCCACGGTTGACCACAGTGGTGGTAGGTTGATCCTCCGCATAAGGATCCCTCGACCTCAGGAGGCCCACCAAGATGAACATCATGGTGGTCACTGTGGATCCATCTCAGACCTTATTTCCCCCTCCACCCAAGATGGATTTCAGGGTGTTGATACGGGATATGGGGTGTCCAAGGCTCCTGAGACACTTGAGATTGCCAACATCTTACTTAGTCTCGGACAACATGTGTGCCCGCAGGACACAGTTCAACAGACTGGACCCACCTCCAATGGAACTCCATTTGTTCTGGAGAGGCGGGACCCCCAGggtcagcatcaggaccacaccTACTGCAAGGTGCCTGCCATCAGTGATCATATGCCCTCAAGCACCATCAGTGGCAATGGAGACAGCTCTGGGAGCAAAGGTCGCAGAAAGAAGCATGCAAACCCTTGCCACATTGTGCCCGGTAAAGTGCAGGCCCAGGACATCAAGGTCCTACCTGTCCCACAGACTGGGTACCAGAACATCTCCACTTCAGGACCTGACAATACCCAGCCAGGCGCCAGCAGCAGTCCCAAAACCAACTATGAGAGCAAAGGTCGCAGAAAGAAGCAGGCCAACCCCTGCCGCATCATGCCCAGTAAAGTGCAGAAGCAGGACTTCAAGGTCCTGTATGTCCCCAAGCCTGCTCTCTTCTGCTCAAAGTCAACCTTTGCAGGACTTCCTTACAGCCTCAATGAGATTTTGGGACTGCCCCAGACACCTTGCCATGGGTTCATCGAGCGAAAAAGACGCCTAAATGATGGAAAGAAATTCAACCCTCAGGACATAGACATCCCCTTCGACTGGTCGCCATCACCTAGGGAGAAAGAGGACATGTTCTTTCCTCATCTGAATGATTCCTCTTACAAAGCTGAG GCagctgagaggaagaggagagaaactgCTCTACAAAGCAGCCTCCGGAAGATGAAGGAGCCTCTGGACGAGCGCTACATTAAGAATGCTGCTGTGCTCCCTGACCTTCGCCAGCCAACACCAGCACCAGCTTCGCCACCGATCTTAACCCCAAAGCCCAGCTGCAGCAATGGGTCACTGGCCCAGGAGGGGCCCATGAAGATCCATGGCTACAGTGTGGAGCACTTCAAGAGGATTTACCACTCTGTGGTGGATCCCAAGTTGACCACTAAGTCCGGCAACCCTCGGCCTTACGGTCTTGAGATGGGACGAGTCATCAAACAGCGAATGTGGGAGACTTTCAACTGCCCGTCATTCGTGGAGACTGAGGCCGCTGATGGCAGGGTCTGGATATCAGAGGCTTACTGCAGTCCCAGCCTGAAGCGTCATGCACCTCTCATTGACGTGGACATTAGTCAGGAGCCCATGCCAGAGAAGCCAAAGAGAAAGAGGGCGAGGCAATGA